A single genomic interval of Cucumis sativus cultivar 9930 chromosome 5, Cucumber_9930_V3, whole genome shotgun sequence harbors:
- the LOC101211176 gene encoding uncharacterized protein LOC101211176 — translation MSSSLCFSIPALTPHYWRPKNFRFFLLLQSNRCICFAPRFVASLNNDDSVAIPKPAPLAFDPAEELYGLDVDLKPRNSASSAPEPRSWFGPNGQYIKELPCPSCRGRGYAPCTECGIERSRADCSVCNGKGIVTCHQCLGDRVIWEESIDERPWEKARSTSPLRMKEDDEVDNLEIKLEEKKKSKRVYQSPPPEVGLKISRSLKILNAKTGIFSKRMKIIHRDPALHAQRVAAIKKAKGSAEARKRTSEALKAFFSDPENRRKRSSAMKGVKFYCKNCGREGHRRHYCPELKEDSIDRRFRCRVCGEKGHNRKTCEKSGLNVTPITATIQRHCGICGLKGHNKRNCQKSDAHRQSHQNVLRPNLISEYRASNENRRVRQYHCRICKESGHSQRNCPSTDREGNGLSTRRSYSCKLCHEKGHNIRTCPNRSTNNLQKNPPVALNQ, via the exons ATGTCCTCATCGCTCTGTTTCTCAATTCCGGCATTGACGCCGCACTACTGGCGCCCGAAGAACTTcagatttttccttttacttcAATCAAACCGATGTATTTGCTTCGCACCTCGCTTCGTTGCTTCCTTGAACAACGACGACTCTGTTGCAATACCCAAACCTGCTCCG CTGGCTTTCGATCCCGCGGAGGAGCTGTACGGACTTGACGTCGATTTAAAACCCAG GAATTCAGCTTCTAGCGCACCTGAACCCAGGTCCTGGTTTGGCCCAAATGGTCAGTATATTAAAGAATTACCATGTCCAAGTTGCCGAGGTAGGGGTTATGCGCCTTGTACGGAATGTGGAATTGAAAGATCCCGTGCTGACTGTTCTGTGTGTAATGGAAAG GGTATAGTGACCTGCCACCAATGTTTGGGGGATCGTGTCATATGGGAAGAGTCCATTGATGAAAGACCATGGGAGAAAGCACGCTCCAC TTCTCCTTTAAGAATGAAGGAGGATGATGAAGTCGATAACTTGGAAATAAAGctggaagaaaagaagaaatcgaAGCGTGTTTACCAATCACCTCCTCCTGAAGTTGGTTTAAAGATCAGTCGATCATTAAAA ATTCTCAATGCCAAAACAGGTATATTTAGTAAGAGAATGAAGATTATCCATCGTGACCCTGCTCTTCATGCTCAGAGAGTGGCTGCAAttaag AAAGCCAAAGGAAGTGCTGAAGCAAGAAAACGTACTTCTGAGGCTTTGAAAGCATTCTTTAGTGACCCAGAAAACCGTAGAAAGCGGAGCAGTGCAATGAAAG GAGTGAAATTTTACTGTAAAAACTGTGGCCGTGAAGGGCATCGAAGACACTATTGCCCCGAACTTAAGGAAGATTCCATCGATAGGCGATTCAGATGTCGAGTATGTGGAGAGAAGGGCCATAACAGGAAGACTTGTGAGAAGTCTGGGTTGAATGTTACACCAATAACCGCAACAATTCAGCGTCACTGTGGGATATGTGGTTTGAAGGGCCACAACAAGAGGAACTGTCAGAAGTCCGATGCACATCGTCAGAGCCATCAAAACGTGTTGAGGCCGAACTTGATAAGTGAATACAGGGCGAGCAATGAAAATAGGAGAGTGAGGCAGTATCATTGTAGGATTTGCAAGGAAAGCGGGCACAGTCAACGGAATTGTCCCAGTACTGATCGGGAAGGCAATGGTCTGAGTACTAGAAGATCATACAGTTGCAAACTTTGTCATGAAAAAGGGCACAATATTAGGACATGCCCAAATAGAAGTACGAATAATCTACAGAAAAATCCTCCTGTTGCTTTaaaccaataa